The Longimicrobiaceae bacterium DNA window GCCCGGGACGCCGGCGGAGGTGGGCGCCGCCTCCGCGGCGGCGCGGGGGCGCTCCCAGCGGCCCACCTCGCGCAGCCCGCCGCCCAGGAGGAGCCTGCGGCAGGCCCGGCGCTGGATCTTCCCGCTGGAGGTCTTGGGCACCCCCGCCGGCTCCACCAGCACCACCAGGTCCACGTCGATCCCGTGCTGCTCCGTCACGGCCCGCATGATGGCGAGGCCGGCCTCCGCCGGGTCCACCTTCTTGCGCTCGGTGCGCTCCACCTCGTGCACCACCACCAGCCGCGGGTCCCCCTCGCCCTCCTCCAGGGTGAAGGCGGCGGCCCACCCGCCGCGGCGCAGTGCGGGGTGGGCGGTCTCGGCGGTGCGCTCCAGGTCCTGCGGGTAGTGGTTGGCGCCGCGGATGATGATCAGGTCCTTGACGCGGCCGGTGACGTACAGCTCGCCGTCACGCGCGAAGCCCAGGTCGCCGGTGCGCAGGTAGCGCCGGCCCGGGCGGTCCGGGAGCGTGGCGCCGAAGGTCTCCTCGGTGGCCTCGGCGTGCCGCCAGTACCCCGCGCAGACGCTCCCGCCCGAGATCCAGATCTCGCCCACCTCGTCCGGCGCGCACGGAAGGCCGGTCTCCGCGTCCACGATGCGCACCTCGAACTCCGGGCGGATCCGGCCGCTGCTCACGAGCGGCTGGCTGCCTGCGCCGTCCTCCGCGCCCACGACGATGCGGCCCTGCTCCAGCGCGCGCTTCTCCACGTGAAGCGTGGGGGAGGGCTCGCCGAAGCGGCCGCAGCTCACCACCAGCGTGGCCTCGGCCAGCCCGTACGCGCTGATGAGCGCGTCGGGGCGGAAGCCGCTCACGGCGAACTTCTCGGCGAAGCGGCGGAGGGTGCGCGGGGAGATGGGCTCCGCGCCGTTCAGGGCGCCGCGCCAGCAGGAGAGGTCCAGCTCGGCGGCCTCGGCATCGCTCACCTTCGTGGCGCACAGCTCGTAGGCGAAGTTGGGTCCGCCGCTGAACACGCCGCGGTAGCGGCTGATGGCGCGCAGCCAGCGGACCGGCTTCTGCACGAACGCCGTGGGCGGCATGAACACCGCCGTGCCCCCCAGCGTCAGCGGCATGGTGATCCCCTCCACCAGCCCCATGTCGTGGAAGATGGGG harbors:
- a CDS encoding fatty acyl-AMP ligase; translated protein: MTDSRDAQVSLPAEGSHPSRPSTLGDLIGGFAASTPSHAALVFLENGEGPGAELTYAELHRRAAALAGELERRGLRGERVLLLLPSGLDYVVSFVGCLYAGVVAVPVYPPRNNWHAERVGVIAHDAGAKATLTLASLLTEVRSRLAAAGSEAVEALIAADEVDFDQPGFVDDTIRPGDLAYLQYTSGSTGNPKGVMVRHGDLLGNCALHAAGVGLTGGETQVSWLPIFHDMGLVEGITMPLTLGGTAVFMPPTAFVQKPVRWLRAISRYRGVFSGGPNFAYELCATKVSDAEAAELDLSCWRGALNGAEPISPRTLRRFAEKFAVSGFRPDALISAYGLAEATLVVSCGRFGEPSPTLHVEKRALEQGRIVVGAEDGAGSQPLVSSGRIRPEFEVRIVDAETGLPCAPDEVGEIWISGGSVCAGYWRHAEATEETFGATLPDRPGRRYLRTGDLGFARDGELYVTGRVKDLIIIRGANHYPQDLERTAETAHPALRRGGWAAAFTLEEGEGDPRLVVVHEVERTERKKVDPAEAGLAIMRAVTEQHGIDVDLVVLVEPAGVPKTSSGKIQRRACRRLLLGGGLREVGRWERPRAAAEAAPTSAGVPG